The following are encoded together in the Vidua macroura isolate BioBank_ID:100142 chromosome 6, ASM2450914v1, whole genome shotgun sequence genome:
- the PATL1 gene encoding protein PAT1 homolog 1 isoform X1: MRKLIPLGGHTSLEDCPLDEDEDAFQALGEEDEDIDQFNDDTFGAGAVDDDWQEAHERLAELEDKAGSSREPDGPVGNDGDVLGDPEDALAERLTRLVIDSELEDPAIMQAVHTRDPPQQPGGLNSSIWDSSAVLRRIRGPLLAQEMPSVSVLDYALPQRPPQARDEERDPSERALPRRSSSPIIGSPPVRAIPIGTPPKQAAIPNFNQQILCPKPVHIRATMQQRYPAPYGERMSPNQLCNVPNSSLLGHPFPHSVSPVLTHLQRAQLLGGAQAGRMSPSQFARVSRLVGSPLPSVNPKLLQGRVGQMMSPAGGFRAFFGAPPAPPPSQLPHPPGPGSHLQNLRPQPQMFRPDTTHLHPQHRRLLHQRQQQNRNQHRSLNGSGGDRGGHRSSHQEQIRKDPYANLMLQREKDWVSKIQMMQLQSTDPYLDDYYYQNYFQKLEKLAAAEEVHGDGPKKERTKLITPQVAKLEHTYKPVQFEGSLGKLTVSSVNNPRKMIDAVVTSRSEDDETKEKQVRDKRRQTLVTIEKTYSLLLDVEDYERRYLLSLEGERPALMGERKQKICDMYDNLRGKAPGQDRPSDDHFMQIMCIRKGKRLVARILPFLAPEQAADVLMATARNLPFLIKKDAQDEVLPCLLRPFSHVLYHLPLGTVTSLVQQLTNLPQSAAAPTNLHLTAVLQNKFGLSLLYLVLSRGEELQSSDTNTELMQDNQWTELMLMATRELLRIPQGALAKPVSIPSNLISLFSRYVDQQKLNLLETKLHLVQGIR, encoded by the exons ATGAGGAAGCTGATCCCGCTCGGGGGTCACACG TCCCTGGAGGACTGCCCGCTGGACGAGGACGAAGATGCCTTCCAGGCCCTGGGGGAGGAGGATGAAGACATCGACCAGTTCAACGATGACACCTTCGGGGCTGGGGCTGTCG ATGATGACTGGCAGGAGGCGCACGAGCGGCTGGCGGAGCTGGAGGACAAGGCCGGCTCGAGCCGGGAGCCGGACGGTCCCGTCGGGAACGACGGGGACGTTCTGGGCGATCCCGAGGACGCGCTGGCCGAGCGGCTCACGCGCCTCGTCATCGACAGCGAGCTGGAGGACCCGGCCATCATGCAGGCCGTGCACACCAGGGATCCCCCGCAG cagcctggagggCTGAATTCCAGCATCTGGGACAGTTCAGCTGTGCTACGGCGCATCCGGGGGCCGCTCCTCGCTCAG GAGATGCCGTCAGTGTCCGTGCTGGATTATGCCCTGCCCCAGAGGCCTCCGCAGGCTCGGGATGAGGAGCGGGATCCATCGGAGCGGGCGCTGCCCCGGCGCTCCTCTTCCCCCATCATCGGGAGCCCCCCGGTCCGGGCCATTCCCATCGGCACCCCCCCCAAACAGGCCGCCATCCCAAACTTCAACCAGCAG ATCCTGTGTCCCAAGCCTGTCCACATCCGAGCTACCATGCAGCAGCGTTATCCTGCTCCCTATGGAGAGAGGATGTCCCCCAACCAACTCTGCAATGTTCCG AATTCCTCCCTCCTGGGCCACCCGTTCCCCCACAGCGTCTCTCCCGTTCTCACACAcctgcagagagcccagctgctcGGAGGAGCCCAG GCTGGCCGAATGTCCCCCAGCCAGTTTGCCCGGGTGTCCAGGCTGGTGGGGAGCCCGCTGCCCTCCGTGAATCCcaagctgctccagggcagagTTGGGCAGATGATGTCCCCGGCCGGAGGGTTCCGTGCCTTTTTCggggctccccccgccccgccgccctcaCAGCTGCCGCACCCTCCGGGCCCCGGATCCCACCTGCAGAACCTGAG GCCGCAGCCCCAGATGTTCCGGCCGGACACGACCCATTTGCACCCCCAGCACCGCCGGCTCCTGcaccagaggcagcagcagaaccgGAA CCAGCACCGGAGCCTCAACGGCTCTGGGGGGGACCGAGGGGGCCACCGGAGCAGCCATCAGGAGCAGATCCGTAAGGATCCCTACGCCAACCTCATGCTGCAGCGGGAAAAGGACTGGGTGTCCAAGATCCAGATgatgcagctgcagagcactgaTCCCTACCTGGATGATTATTATTATCAG aATTACTTCCAGAAGCTGGAGAAGTTGGCAGCAGCCGAAGAAGTGCACGGTGACGGTCCCAAGAAGGAGCGCACTAAACTCATCACCCCTCAGGTGGCCAAGCTGGAGCACACCTACAAGCCAG tgcagTTTGAGGGCTCGCTGGGAAAGCTCACCGTCTCCAGTGTCAACAACCCCCGGAAGATGATCGACGCCGTGGTGACATCCCGCAGCGAGGATGAT gagaCGAAGGAGAAGCAGGTTCGGGATAAGAGGCGACAGACGCTCGTCACCATCGAGAAG ACGTACAGCCTCCTCCTGGACGTGGAGGACTACGAGCGCCGCTACCTCCTGAGCCTGGAAGGGGAGCGGCCAGCCCTGATGGGAGAGAGGAAGCAGAAGATCTGTGACATGTACGACAATCTTAGGGGGAAGGCACCTGGGCAGGACAG gCCGAGCGATGACCACTTCATGCAGATCATGTGCATCCGGAAAGGAAAGCGCCTGGTGGCCCggatccttcccttcctggctccagagcaAGCAGCCGACGTGCTCATGGCCACAGCCAGGAACCTGCCCTTCCTCATCAAGAAGGATGCTCAGGATGAG GTGCTTCCCTGCCTCTTGAGGCCCTTTTCCCATGTCCTCTACCACCTTCCCTTGGGAACAGTCACCAGCCTTGTGCAGCAGCTCACAAACCTACCTCAGAGCGCCGCCGCTCCCACCAACCTGCACCTCACTGCTGTGCTCCAAAACAAG TTTGGTCTGTCCCTGCTGTACCTGGTCCTGAGCCGAGGGGAGGAATTGCAGAGCTCGGACACGAACACAGAGCTGATGCAGGACAACCAATG GACGGAGCTGATGCTGATGGCAACCCGGGAGCTCCTGCGGATCCCTCAGGGAGCCTTGGCAAAGCCCGTGTCCATCCCCTCCAACCTGATCTCCCTCTTCTCTCGCTACGTTGACCAGCAGAAGCTGAACCTGCTGGAGACAAAATTGCA CTTAGTGCAGGGGATCCGGTAG
- the PATL1 gene encoding protein PAT1 homolog 1 isoform X3: MFRYPSLEDCPLDEDEDAFQALGEEDEDIDQFNDDTFGAGAVDDDWQEAHERLAELEDKAGSSREPDGPVGNDGDVLGDPEDALAERLTRLVIDSELEDPAIMQAVHTRDPPQQPGGLNSSIWDSSAVLRRIRGPLLAQEMPSVSVLDYALPQRPPQARDEERDPSERALPRRSSSPIIGSPPVRAIPIGTPPKQAAIPNFNQQILCPKPVHIRATMQQRYPAPYGERMSPNQLCNVPNSSLLGHPFPHSVSPVLTHLQRAQLLGGAQAGRMSPSQFARVSRLVGSPLPSVNPKLLQGRVGQMMSPAGGFRAFFGAPPAPPPSQLPHPPGPGSHLQNLRPQPQMFRPDTTHLHPQHRRLLHQRQQQNRNQHRSLNGSGGDRGGHRSSHQEQIRKDPYANLMLQREKDWVSKIQMMQLQSTDPYLDDYYYQNYFQKLEKLAAAEEVHGDGPKKERTKLITPQVAKLEHTYKPVQFEGSLGKLTVSSVNNPRKMIDAVVTSRSEDDETKEKQVRDKRRQTLVTIEKTYSLLLDVEDYERRYLLSLEGERPALMGERKQKICDMYDNLRGKAPGQDRPSDDHFMQIMCIRKGKRLVARILPFLAPEQAADVLMATARNLPFLIKKDAQDEVLPCLLRPFSHVLYHLPLGTVTSLVQQLTNLPQSAAAPTNLHLTAVLQNKFGLSLLYLVLSRGEELQSSDTNTELMQDNQWTELMLMATRELLRIPQGALAKPVSIPSNLISLFSRYVDQQKLNLLETKLHLVQGIR, from the exons ATGTTCCGGTACCCG TCCCTGGAGGACTGCCCGCTGGACGAGGACGAAGATGCCTTCCAGGCCCTGGGGGAGGAGGATGAAGACATCGACCAGTTCAACGATGACACCTTCGGGGCTGGGGCTGTCG ATGATGACTGGCAGGAGGCGCACGAGCGGCTGGCGGAGCTGGAGGACAAGGCCGGCTCGAGCCGGGAGCCGGACGGTCCCGTCGGGAACGACGGGGACGTTCTGGGCGATCCCGAGGACGCGCTGGCCGAGCGGCTCACGCGCCTCGTCATCGACAGCGAGCTGGAGGACCCGGCCATCATGCAGGCCGTGCACACCAGGGATCCCCCGCAG cagcctggagggCTGAATTCCAGCATCTGGGACAGTTCAGCTGTGCTACGGCGCATCCGGGGGCCGCTCCTCGCTCAG GAGATGCCGTCAGTGTCCGTGCTGGATTATGCCCTGCCCCAGAGGCCTCCGCAGGCTCGGGATGAGGAGCGGGATCCATCGGAGCGGGCGCTGCCCCGGCGCTCCTCTTCCCCCATCATCGGGAGCCCCCCGGTCCGGGCCATTCCCATCGGCACCCCCCCCAAACAGGCCGCCATCCCAAACTTCAACCAGCAG ATCCTGTGTCCCAAGCCTGTCCACATCCGAGCTACCATGCAGCAGCGTTATCCTGCTCCCTATGGAGAGAGGATGTCCCCCAACCAACTCTGCAATGTTCCG AATTCCTCCCTCCTGGGCCACCCGTTCCCCCACAGCGTCTCTCCCGTTCTCACACAcctgcagagagcccagctgctcGGAGGAGCCCAG GCTGGCCGAATGTCCCCCAGCCAGTTTGCCCGGGTGTCCAGGCTGGTGGGGAGCCCGCTGCCCTCCGTGAATCCcaagctgctccagggcagagTTGGGCAGATGATGTCCCCGGCCGGAGGGTTCCGTGCCTTTTTCggggctccccccgccccgccgccctcaCAGCTGCCGCACCCTCCGGGCCCCGGATCCCACCTGCAGAACCTGAG GCCGCAGCCCCAGATGTTCCGGCCGGACACGACCCATTTGCACCCCCAGCACCGCCGGCTCCTGcaccagaggcagcagcagaaccgGAA CCAGCACCGGAGCCTCAACGGCTCTGGGGGGGACCGAGGGGGCCACCGGAGCAGCCATCAGGAGCAGATCCGTAAGGATCCCTACGCCAACCTCATGCTGCAGCGGGAAAAGGACTGGGTGTCCAAGATCCAGATgatgcagctgcagagcactgaTCCCTACCTGGATGATTATTATTATCAG aATTACTTCCAGAAGCTGGAGAAGTTGGCAGCAGCCGAAGAAGTGCACGGTGACGGTCCCAAGAAGGAGCGCACTAAACTCATCACCCCTCAGGTGGCCAAGCTGGAGCACACCTACAAGCCAG tgcagTTTGAGGGCTCGCTGGGAAAGCTCACCGTCTCCAGTGTCAACAACCCCCGGAAGATGATCGACGCCGTGGTGACATCCCGCAGCGAGGATGAT gagaCGAAGGAGAAGCAGGTTCGGGATAAGAGGCGACAGACGCTCGTCACCATCGAGAAG ACGTACAGCCTCCTCCTGGACGTGGAGGACTACGAGCGCCGCTACCTCCTGAGCCTGGAAGGGGAGCGGCCAGCCCTGATGGGAGAGAGGAAGCAGAAGATCTGTGACATGTACGACAATCTTAGGGGGAAGGCACCTGGGCAGGACAG gCCGAGCGATGACCACTTCATGCAGATCATGTGCATCCGGAAAGGAAAGCGCCTGGTGGCCCggatccttcccttcctggctccagagcaAGCAGCCGACGTGCTCATGGCCACAGCCAGGAACCTGCCCTTCCTCATCAAGAAGGATGCTCAGGATGAG GTGCTTCCCTGCCTCTTGAGGCCCTTTTCCCATGTCCTCTACCACCTTCCCTTGGGAACAGTCACCAGCCTTGTGCAGCAGCTCACAAACCTACCTCAGAGCGCCGCCGCTCCCACCAACCTGCACCTCACTGCTGTGCTCCAAAACAAG TTTGGTCTGTCCCTGCTGTACCTGGTCCTGAGCCGAGGGGAGGAATTGCAGAGCTCGGACACGAACACAGAGCTGATGCAGGACAACCAATG GACGGAGCTGATGCTGATGGCAACCCGGGAGCTCCTGCGGATCCCTCAGGGAGCCTTGGCAAAGCCCGTGTCCATCCCCTCCAACCTGATCTCCCTCTTCTCTCGCTACGTTGACCAGCAGAAGCTGAACCTGCTGGAGACAAAATTGCA CTTAGTGCAGGGGATCCGGTAG
- the PATL1 gene encoding protein PAT1 homolog 1 isoform X2, with the protein MRKLIPLGGHTSLEDCPLDEDEDAFQALGEEDEDIDQFNDDTFGAGAVDDDWQEAHERLAELEDKAGSSREPDGPVGNDGDVLGDPEDALAERLTRLVIDSELEDPAIMQAVHTRDPPQPGGLNSSIWDSSAVLRRIRGPLLAQEMPSVSVLDYALPQRPPQARDEERDPSERALPRRSSSPIIGSPPVRAIPIGTPPKQAAIPNFNQQILCPKPVHIRATMQQRYPAPYGERMSPNQLCNVPNSSLLGHPFPHSVSPVLTHLQRAQLLGGAQAGRMSPSQFARVSRLVGSPLPSVNPKLLQGRVGQMMSPAGGFRAFFGAPPAPPPSQLPHPPGPGSHLQNLRPQPQMFRPDTTHLHPQHRRLLHQRQQQNRNQHRSLNGSGGDRGGHRSSHQEQIRKDPYANLMLQREKDWVSKIQMMQLQSTDPYLDDYYYQNYFQKLEKLAAAEEVHGDGPKKERTKLITPQVAKLEHTYKPVQFEGSLGKLTVSSVNNPRKMIDAVVTSRSEDDETKEKQVRDKRRQTLVTIEKTYSLLLDVEDYERRYLLSLEGERPALMGERKQKICDMYDNLRGKAPGQDRPSDDHFMQIMCIRKGKRLVARILPFLAPEQAADVLMATARNLPFLIKKDAQDEVLPCLLRPFSHVLYHLPLGTVTSLVQQLTNLPQSAAAPTNLHLTAVLQNKFGLSLLYLVLSRGEELQSSDTNTELMQDNQWTELMLMATRELLRIPQGALAKPVSIPSNLISLFSRYVDQQKLNLLETKLHLVQGIR; encoded by the exons ATGAGGAAGCTGATCCCGCTCGGGGGTCACACG TCCCTGGAGGACTGCCCGCTGGACGAGGACGAAGATGCCTTCCAGGCCCTGGGGGAGGAGGATGAAGACATCGACCAGTTCAACGATGACACCTTCGGGGCTGGGGCTGTCG ATGATGACTGGCAGGAGGCGCACGAGCGGCTGGCGGAGCTGGAGGACAAGGCCGGCTCGAGCCGGGAGCCGGACGGTCCCGTCGGGAACGACGGGGACGTTCTGGGCGATCCCGAGGACGCGCTGGCCGAGCGGCTCACGCGCCTCGTCATCGACAGCGAGCTGGAGGACCCGGCCATCATGCAGGCCGTGCACACCAGGGATCCCCCGCAG cctggagggCTGAATTCCAGCATCTGGGACAGTTCAGCTGTGCTACGGCGCATCCGGGGGCCGCTCCTCGCTCAG GAGATGCCGTCAGTGTCCGTGCTGGATTATGCCCTGCCCCAGAGGCCTCCGCAGGCTCGGGATGAGGAGCGGGATCCATCGGAGCGGGCGCTGCCCCGGCGCTCCTCTTCCCCCATCATCGGGAGCCCCCCGGTCCGGGCCATTCCCATCGGCACCCCCCCCAAACAGGCCGCCATCCCAAACTTCAACCAGCAG ATCCTGTGTCCCAAGCCTGTCCACATCCGAGCTACCATGCAGCAGCGTTATCCTGCTCCCTATGGAGAGAGGATGTCCCCCAACCAACTCTGCAATGTTCCG AATTCCTCCCTCCTGGGCCACCCGTTCCCCCACAGCGTCTCTCCCGTTCTCACACAcctgcagagagcccagctgctcGGAGGAGCCCAG GCTGGCCGAATGTCCCCCAGCCAGTTTGCCCGGGTGTCCAGGCTGGTGGGGAGCCCGCTGCCCTCCGTGAATCCcaagctgctccagggcagagTTGGGCAGATGATGTCCCCGGCCGGAGGGTTCCGTGCCTTTTTCggggctccccccgccccgccgccctcaCAGCTGCCGCACCCTCCGGGCCCCGGATCCCACCTGCAGAACCTGAG GCCGCAGCCCCAGATGTTCCGGCCGGACACGACCCATTTGCACCCCCAGCACCGCCGGCTCCTGcaccagaggcagcagcagaaccgGAA CCAGCACCGGAGCCTCAACGGCTCTGGGGGGGACCGAGGGGGCCACCGGAGCAGCCATCAGGAGCAGATCCGTAAGGATCCCTACGCCAACCTCATGCTGCAGCGGGAAAAGGACTGGGTGTCCAAGATCCAGATgatgcagctgcagagcactgaTCCCTACCTGGATGATTATTATTATCAG aATTACTTCCAGAAGCTGGAGAAGTTGGCAGCAGCCGAAGAAGTGCACGGTGACGGTCCCAAGAAGGAGCGCACTAAACTCATCACCCCTCAGGTGGCCAAGCTGGAGCACACCTACAAGCCAG tgcagTTTGAGGGCTCGCTGGGAAAGCTCACCGTCTCCAGTGTCAACAACCCCCGGAAGATGATCGACGCCGTGGTGACATCCCGCAGCGAGGATGAT gagaCGAAGGAGAAGCAGGTTCGGGATAAGAGGCGACAGACGCTCGTCACCATCGAGAAG ACGTACAGCCTCCTCCTGGACGTGGAGGACTACGAGCGCCGCTACCTCCTGAGCCTGGAAGGGGAGCGGCCAGCCCTGATGGGAGAGAGGAAGCAGAAGATCTGTGACATGTACGACAATCTTAGGGGGAAGGCACCTGGGCAGGACAG gCCGAGCGATGACCACTTCATGCAGATCATGTGCATCCGGAAAGGAAAGCGCCTGGTGGCCCggatccttcccttcctggctccagagcaAGCAGCCGACGTGCTCATGGCCACAGCCAGGAACCTGCCCTTCCTCATCAAGAAGGATGCTCAGGATGAG GTGCTTCCCTGCCTCTTGAGGCCCTTTTCCCATGTCCTCTACCACCTTCCCTTGGGAACAGTCACCAGCCTTGTGCAGCAGCTCACAAACCTACCTCAGAGCGCCGCCGCTCCCACCAACCTGCACCTCACTGCTGTGCTCCAAAACAAG TTTGGTCTGTCCCTGCTGTACCTGGTCCTGAGCCGAGGGGAGGAATTGCAGAGCTCGGACACGAACACAGAGCTGATGCAGGACAACCAATG GACGGAGCTGATGCTGATGGCAACCCGGGAGCTCCTGCGGATCCCTCAGGGAGCCTTGGCAAAGCCCGTGTCCATCCCCTCCAACCTGATCTCCCTCTTCTCTCGCTACGTTGACCAGCAGAAGCTGAACCTGCTGGAGACAAAATTGCA CTTAGTGCAGGGGATCCGGTAG
- the PATL1 gene encoding protein PAT1 homolog 1 isoform X4, which yields MFRYPSLEDCPLDEDEDAFQALGEEDEDIDQFNDDTFGAGAVDDDWQEAHERLAELEDKAGSSREPDGPVGNDGDVLGDPEDALAERLTRLVIDSELEDPAIMQAVHTRDPPQPGGLNSSIWDSSAVLRRIRGPLLAQEMPSVSVLDYALPQRPPQARDEERDPSERALPRRSSSPIIGSPPVRAIPIGTPPKQAAIPNFNQQILCPKPVHIRATMQQRYPAPYGERMSPNQLCNVPNSSLLGHPFPHSVSPVLTHLQRAQLLGGAQAGRMSPSQFARVSRLVGSPLPSVNPKLLQGRVGQMMSPAGGFRAFFGAPPAPPPSQLPHPPGPGSHLQNLRPQPQMFRPDTTHLHPQHRRLLHQRQQQNRNQHRSLNGSGGDRGGHRSSHQEQIRKDPYANLMLQREKDWVSKIQMMQLQSTDPYLDDYYYQNYFQKLEKLAAAEEVHGDGPKKERTKLITPQVAKLEHTYKPVQFEGSLGKLTVSSVNNPRKMIDAVVTSRSEDDETKEKQVRDKRRQTLVTIEKTYSLLLDVEDYERRYLLSLEGERPALMGERKQKICDMYDNLRGKAPGQDRPSDDHFMQIMCIRKGKRLVARILPFLAPEQAADVLMATARNLPFLIKKDAQDEVLPCLLRPFSHVLYHLPLGTVTSLVQQLTNLPQSAAAPTNLHLTAVLQNKFGLSLLYLVLSRGEELQSSDTNTELMQDNQWTELMLMATRELLRIPQGALAKPVSIPSNLISLFSRYVDQQKLNLLETKLHLVQGIR from the exons ATGTTCCGGTACCCG TCCCTGGAGGACTGCCCGCTGGACGAGGACGAAGATGCCTTCCAGGCCCTGGGGGAGGAGGATGAAGACATCGACCAGTTCAACGATGACACCTTCGGGGCTGGGGCTGTCG ATGATGACTGGCAGGAGGCGCACGAGCGGCTGGCGGAGCTGGAGGACAAGGCCGGCTCGAGCCGGGAGCCGGACGGTCCCGTCGGGAACGACGGGGACGTTCTGGGCGATCCCGAGGACGCGCTGGCCGAGCGGCTCACGCGCCTCGTCATCGACAGCGAGCTGGAGGACCCGGCCATCATGCAGGCCGTGCACACCAGGGATCCCCCGCAG cctggagggCTGAATTCCAGCATCTGGGACAGTTCAGCTGTGCTACGGCGCATCCGGGGGCCGCTCCTCGCTCAG GAGATGCCGTCAGTGTCCGTGCTGGATTATGCCCTGCCCCAGAGGCCTCCGCAGGCTCGGGATGAGGAGCGGGATCCATCGGAGCGGGCGCTGCCCCGGCGCTCCTCTTCCCCCATCATCGGGAGCCCCCCGGTCCGGGCCATTCCCATCGGCACCCCCCCCAAACAGGCCGCCATCCCAAACTTCAACCAGCAG ATCCTGTGTCCCAAGCCTGTCCACATCCGAGCTACCATGCAGCAGCGTTATCCTGCTCCCTATGGAGAGAGGATGTCCCCCAACCAACTCTGCAATGTTCCG AATTCCTCCCTCCTGGGCCACCCGTTCCCCCACAGCGTCTCTCCCGTTCTCACACAcctgcagagagcccagctgctcGGAGGAGCCCAG GCTGGCCGAATGTCCCCCAGCCAGTTTGCCCGGGTGTCCAGGCTGGTGGGGAGCCCGCTGCCCTCCGTGAATCCcaagctgctccagggcagagTTGGGCAGATGATGTCCCCGGCCGGAGGGTTCCGTGCCTTTTTCggggctccccccgccccgccgccctcaCAGCTGCCGCACCCTCCGGGCCCCGGATCCCACCTGCAGAACCTGAG GCCGCAGCCCCAGATGTTCCGGCCGGACACGACCCATTTGCACCCCCAGCACCGCCGGCTCCTGcaccagaggcagcagcagaaccgGAA CCAGCACCGGAGCCTCAACGGCTCTGGGGGGGACCGAGGGGGCCACCGGAGCAGCCATCAGGAGCAGATCCGTAAGGATCCCTACGCCAACCTCATGCTGCAGCGGGAAAAGGACTGGGTGTCCAAGATCCAGATgatgcagctgcagagcactgaTCCCTACCTGGATGATTATTATTATCAG aATTACTTCCAGAAGCTGGAGAAGTTGGCAGCAGCCGAAGAAGTGCACGGTGACGGTCCCAAGAAGGAGCGCACTAAACTCATCACCCCTCAGGTGGCCAAGCTGGAGCACACCTACAAGCCAG tgcagTTTGAGGGCTCGCTGGGAAAGCTCACCGTCTCCAGTGTCAACAACCCCCGGAAGATGATCGACGCCGTGGTGACATCCCGCAGCGAGGATGAT gagaCGAAGGAGAAGCAGGTTCGGGATAAGAGGCGACAGACGCTCGTCACCATCGAGAAG ACGTACAGCCTCCTCCTGGACGTGGAGGACTACGAGCGCCGCTACCTCCTGAGCCTGGAAGGGGAGCGGCCAGCCCTGATGGGAGAGAGGAAGCAGAAGATCTGTGACATGTACGACAATCTTAGGGGGAAGGCACCTGGGCAGGACAG gCCGAGCGATGACCACTTCATGCAGATCATGTGCATCCGGAAAGGAAAGCGCCTGGTGGCCCggatccttcccttcctggctccagagcaAGCAGCCGACGTGCTCATGGCCACAGCCAGGAACCTGCCCTTCCTCATCAAGAAGGATGCTCAGGATGAG GTGCTTCCCTGCCTCTTGAGGCCCTTTTCCCATGTCCTCTACCACCTTCCCTTGGGAACAGTCACCAGCCTTGTGCAGCAGCTCACAAACCTACCTCAGAGCGCCGCCGCTCCCACCAACCTGCACCTCACTGCTGTGCTCCAAAACAAG TTTGGTCTGTCCCTGCTGTACCTGGTCCTGAGCCGAGGGGAGGAATTGCAGAGCTCGGACACGAACACAGAGCTGATGCAGGACAACCAATG GACGGAGCTGATGCTGATGGCAACCCGGGAGCTCCTGCGGATCCCTCAGGGAGCCTTGGCAAAGCCCGTGTCCATCCCCTCCAACCTGATCTCCCTCTTCTCTCGCTACGTTGACCAGCAGAAGCTGAACCTGCTGGAGACAAAATTGCA CTTAGTGCAGGGGATCCGGTAG